One genomic region from Streptomyces sp. NBC_01304 encodes:
- a CDS encoding L,D-transpeptidase yields the protein MTWAGLCVALAALTGCSGDGVGAIFGKGGPEDAIHVSPDDGRRSVSPDQQLEVEVGSGRLEEVRVVRIQDAQEYPVPGRITDDGLSWEPADPKLALAAKYTVDAVALDGHGRRHARHTTFTTYVPDERFVAYVTPENRSTVGTGMIVSLEFNREIEDRAAVERAIKVSAQPAVEVVGHWFDNTRIDFRPKDYWKPGTKVTVGLGLRDVQASPGVYGLQQKTFGFTVGRSQVSLVDARDHTMEVRKDGELISTVPITAGAPKTTTYNGKMVVTEMYDVTRMNGATVGFRKADGKGEYDIKDVPHAIRLTSSGTFLHGNYWAASSTFGSTNVSHGCVGLRDVKGGSDKTPAGWFFDRSLIGDVVEVRGSADKTVEADNGLGGWNLDWNKWRAGSALRR from the coding sequence ATGACATGGGCAGGACTGTGCGTCGCGCTGGCGGCCCTCACCGGCTGCTCCGGTGACGGAGTCGGCGCGATCTTCGGGAAGGGCGGGCCGGAAGACGCCATCCACGTCTCGCCGGACGACGGCAGACGCAGTGTGAGCCCGGACCAGCAGCTGGAGGTGGAGGTCGGCAGCGGGCGCCTCGAGGAGGTGCGCGTGGTCCGCATCCAGGACGCCCAGGAGTACCCGGTGCCGGGCCGCATCACCGACGACGGGCTGAGCTGGGAACCGGCCGACCCGAAGCTGGCGCTGGCCGCCAAGTACACGGTGGACGCGGTCGCCCTGGACGGTCACGGCCGCCGGCACGCCCGGCACACCACGTTCACGACGTACGTTCCCGACGAGCGGTTCGTCGCGTACGTCACGCCCGAGAACCGGTCCACCGTCGGCACCGGCATGATCGTGTCCCTGGAGTTCAACCGCGAGATCGAGGACCGGGCCGCCGTCGAGCGCGCCATCAAGGTCAGCGCCCAGCCGGCCGTCGAGGTGGTCGGCCACTGGTTCGACAACACGCGTATCGACTTCCGGCCCAAGGACTACTGGAAGCCGGGCACGAAGGTCACGGTCGGCCTCGGCCTCAGGGACGTACAGGCGTCTCCCGGTGTCTACGGCCTGCAGCAGAAGACGTTCGGCTTCACGGTGGGCCGCAGCCAGGTCTCCCTGGTGGACGCCCGCGACCACACCATGGAAGTGCGCAAGGACGGCGAGCTGATCTCGACGGTGCCCATCACCGCGGGCGCCCCCAAGACCACCACGTACAACGGAAAGATGGTGGTCACCGAGATGTACGACGTGACGCGGATGAACGGCGCCACCGTCGGCTTCCGCAAGGCCGACGGCAAGGGCGAGTACGACATCAAGGACGTCCCGCACGCCATCCGCCTCACCAGCTCGGGCACCTTCCTGCACGGCAACTATTGGGCGGCGTCCTCCACCTTCGGCTCCACGAACGTCAGCCACGGCTGTGTCGGCCTGCGCGATGTGAAGGGCGGCAGCGACAAGACGCCGGCCGGCTGGTTCTTCGACCGCAGCCTGATCGGCGACGTCGTCGAGGTGCGCGGGTCCGCCGACAAGACCGTGGAGGCGGACAACGGCCTGGGCGGCTGGAACCTCGACTGGAACAAGTGGCGGGCGGGGTCGGCCCTGCGCCGCTGA